A single window of Sphaerodactylus townsendi isolate TG3544 linkage group LG03, MPM_Stown_v2.3, whole genome shotgun sequence DNA harbors:
- the LOC125430314 gene encoding uncharacterized protein LOC125430314, whose amino-acid sequence MEEEITDLKKELSNIKKLEETIIAFKEDLKEKELRLVEVEDAVENFRDHNFRQDDTLAILEYNQKERMVRIRGVPEVKDENTLSRIIPLLMEIWGLQREEISREVDHIYRVNTRSARNRSYPRDIVLSVVRRDLKDQLLRANSKRNFKLDDARIIIMKELPVSIQQRRKDYKKLTNLLKDSSTTYRWIIPEGISFVWNGKRFNLTTVPQAQEFLQKHPNLPIPAYQENSKDSISAEVEVRGNPNPRGLEN is encoded by the exons ATGGAAGAGGAAATTACAGACCTAAAAAAAGAACTAAGCAATATAAAAAAGCTGGAAGAGACAATAATCGCTTTCAAAGAAGACCTGAAAGAGAAAGAATTAAGACTGGTGGAGGTTGAAGACGCGGTAGAGAATTTTAGAGATCACAACTTCAGGCAAGATGATACTTTAGCAATTCTGGAATACaatcagaaagaaagaatggTAAGAATCAGAGGGGTCCCAGAAGTGAAGGACGAGAATACACTGAGCAGAATAATACCTCTGCTAATGGAAATTTGGGGACTCCAAAGAGAAGAAATCTCAAGGGAAGTGGACCATATTTACAGGGTAAATACGAGATCGGCGAGAAATAGAAGCTACCCCCGAGACATAGTCCTAAGTGTAGTAAGAAGAGATTTAAAAGATCAATTACTACGGGCGAACTCAAAAAGGAATTTTAAATTGGATGATGCGAGAATTATTATCATGAAAGAACTTCCAGTCTCCATACAGCAGAGAAGAAAAGACTATAAAAAATTGACTAACCTTCTTAAAGACTCTAGCACGACTTATAGGTGGATAATTCCGGAGGGAATATCATTTGTATGGAACGGAAAAAGATTCAACTTGACTACTGTGCCCCAAGCTCAGGAATTTCTGCAGAAACACCCCAATCTACCCATACCAGCTTATCAAGAAAA CAGCAAGGATAGCATTAGCGCAGAGGTGGAAGTCCGAGGAAATCCCAACCCTAGAGGACTGGAGAACTAA